One genomic segment of Arachis duranensis cultivar V14167 chromosome 4, aradu.V14167.gnm2.J7QH, whole genome shotgun sequence includes these proteins:
- the LOC107483368 gene encoding uncharacterized protein LOC107483368, which translates to MADQHWVARKLEKRLLSQPWLTHAEAWDHMKVDYNVILSDKMLYRGLQMARKKYVGNEKAQYGKLRDYLNEIHRRNEGSSALLAVEPIPQSSLLFDKLYICLNACKRGFKAGCRPLIGLDGCFLKGFYGGQLLSAVGQDANNHFYVIAYAVADSETKGLLPALKEVMPNAHHRNCVRHIWKNFTNKYKDTQLKNVVWACAKSSTVAEFNDNMQRLKRMNEDAWAYLAKLDPGCWTKSKFSHYPKLDNITNNMTEVWNAKIVHYRKKPILTMLEELICYIMRRMAQHKKALSMYTSVVAPVQQKRMEVIMKDTKHWTAQWTGDDTRQVFEVQMHMKKLGVHLGNNTCTCNMWQLTGISCVHAMAAIAKRGDRADTYVHKWLKMDAFRATYGHSISPVNSEEYWEKSGEISSIPPKIKRPIGRPVKRRR; encoded by the exons ATGGCAGATCAACATTGGGTAGCAAGGAAGCTAGAAAAGAGATTGTTGAGTCAGCCATGGTTGACACATGCAGAGGCATGGGATCACATGAAGGTTGATTACAATGTGATACTCAGTGATAAAATGCTGTACAGAGGACTTCAAATGGCCAGGAAAAAGTATGTTGGTAACGAGAAGGCGCAATATGGCAAGCTGCGTGACTATCTGAACGAGATACACCG GCGTAATGAAGGTTCATCTGCACTGTTGGCAGTGGAGCCTATACCTCAATCTTCTCTATTATTTGATAAATTGTATATTTGCTTAAACGCCTGTAAAAGGGGGTTCAAGGCTGGATGTCGCCCCTTGATAGGTTTAGATGGATGCTTCCTGAAGGGTTTTTATGGGGGACAATTATTGTCAGCTGTAGGACAAGACGCAAACAATCATTTTTATGTGATTGCGTATGCAGTAGCTGACAGTGAGACGAAG GGTCTTCTGCCAGCACTGAAGGAGGTTATGCCTAACGCCCATCACAGAAACTGCGTTAGGCACATCTGGAAGAATTTCACAAACAAATACAAGGATACACAACTTAAGAATGTGGTCTGGGCTTGTGCCAAAAGTTCAACCGTTGCAGAGTTTAATGATAATATGCAAAGGCTGAAGAGAATGAATGAGGACGCGTGGGCTTACCTTGCAAAATTGGATCCAGGATGCTGGACTAAGTCAAAATTCAGCCACTACCCTAAATTGGACAATATCACCAATAACATGACAGAGGTGTGGAATGCCAAAATAGTACACTATAGGAAAAAACCTATACTCACAATGCTAGAGGAGCTCATATGTTACATTATGCGAAGGATGGCACAACACAAAAAGGCCCTAAGCATGTACACTAGTGTAGTTGCTCCTGTACAACAAAAAAGGATGGAAGTCATTATGAAGGACACCAAGCACTGGACTGCTCAATGGACTGGCGACGATACTAGACAGGTATTTGAGGTGCAAATGCACATGAAGAAGCTGGGGGTGCACTTAGGTAATAACACATGTACATGTAACATGTGGCAACTTACAG GAATTTCATGTGTGCATGCCATGGCTGCTATTGCTAAGAGGGGAGACAGAGCAGACACATATGTGCACAAGTGGCTGAAGATGGATGCCTTCAGAGCAACATATGGTCATTCCATTAGCCCCGTCAACAGTGAAGAGTATTGGGAGAAGTCTGGAGAAATAAGCTCAATCCCTCCCAAGATTAAGAGGCCAATAGGGCGTCCAGTAAAGAGAAGGAGATAA